The DNA window CTATGGTACGTTACTCATTCCGCATCACGATACTGCTTTTGTTGCTGTTGGCCGGGCTATCGCCGATTGTCCGGGCGCAGCCGGGCCGACCAACCGGCGACAAGATCGAGTTACTGCGGGCCGATAGCCTCGTTATTGTGAATGTGCCCGGTCAGGCTGTCAGGCGGGTGTACAACAACGTACAGTTTCGCCAGAAAGGCATGCTAATGTACTGCGATCTGGCCGTTCAGAACGCGACGACCAACATAATCGAAGCTTACGGCAATGTGCGGCTGGTGCAGGGCGATACGGTCAGTGTACGGGGTGACACCATGTTCTACTACGGCAACATGCGGCAGGCCAACGTCAGCGGCCGCGTTGTTATGCGCGACCGTAAGATGACGCTGACGACGAACAAGCTTGATTATGACCTAATTTCCGGCATCGCCCATTACCCCCCGGCGCACCCGACCGCCCCGGCCGTATCGTCGATAAAGAAAACGTATTGACGAGTCGCGAAGGGTTTTACGATACCCGCAGCAAACTGTTTACGTTTCGGCAGAATGTGAAGCTGGTCAACCCAAAAGGCACGCTGACCGCTGACTCACTATTGTACAATTCGACGAGCCGCATTGCCACGTTTATGGGGCCAACGCGTATTGTCAACAAAGACGGGGTCCTGACGGCGGTGGCCGGGCAGTATAACACTGTAACGGGTATTTCGAACTTTCAGCGTCGGGCAACCGTCGAAACACCCAAGTACCGTTTGACGGGCGACACGCTGTACTACGACAATATCGCCGATCTGGGCATTGCAGACGGCAACGTGATTATGGTGGCGAAAGACAGAAAAGCGGTTATTCTGGGCGACCACGTGCGCTACAACGGTAAAGCCGGGGTGTCGCGGGTGACGGGCCATCCCGTGGCCAAAAGCGTCGTCAGCGATGATACGCTATTTATGCGGGCCGACACCTTGTTTTCCTTCGACAATAAAGTCACGAATGCGCGCCGGCTGCTGGGGCAGAAAAACGTATTTGTTTACAAATCAGATCTGCAAAGCAAGTGCGACTCGCTGATCTATGACACGGTTGACTCAACGCTTTACTTCTACAAGAAACCCATTATCTGGAGTCAGAACCGGTATCAGATGGAAGCGGATTCGATGCGGGCGCTGATGAAAAACGATAAGATCAACACCATGTTTCTTCGTGGTCATGCCTTCTCGATTTCGCTCGATACACTGAATCAGTTTAATCAGGTCAAAGGCCGCACGATCACCGCGTTTTTTACGACTAAAATAGTGTCGGTCACAGCCGGAGCGACTAAGCAGGTGGTGGCCAAACGCGCGGGTAAAGCCGTAACTGTAACCCGGACAACGCCAGCCCGTTCGCTGACGGTCGGTCAGCAGGAGCGTACAGCGCTGGATCGCGTTCTTGTTGACGGAAACGGCCAAAGCATATACTTCGCGCTGGACGACAAAAACAAGCTGATTGGCATGAATCATGTGGAGTGCAGTCGGATGAACCTCGAATTCGCCGATAATAAGGTACAGCGAATCCGGTTCTACGGCCGTCCTGATGCGCAGTTTGTGCCCCCCAGGAATTCAGCCCGGAGGTACAGGAACTGGATGGCTTTCGCTGGCGGGTAGCCGAGAAACCAACAAAAGGACAGGTACTTTGGCTGGAAACACCACCGGAAGAAAAGCCAGCAACCCGCAAGCTGATTAAAAAGAGGCAGCCGGTTAAACCTTTGGCTAAGAAATAGGTTCAAAGAGCTATAAATTGCGTAATTTAACAATAATTAAATTGTACATACGTTGACTTTCTCTTCTGTGCCTGATAGGTTTGTGGTGAATACGTGTGTACCCGAAATAGCAATTCATGAAACAAATTATACTTTTTGGTTTACTCGCCGGCTTACTGTCGGTCAACTCCCCGCTCCGGGCACAGGTTGCCCCGCGCGATTCCGACGCCCGAAAGGGTAGTCGGCTGGAGTTGGGCCGTACGGGTGCCACGCCGAAGTCAACCGCAGGTGGTCTTCCCAACCAACGGTTTTCGCTGGTGAAAAAGCCCGCGACCGCTTCCCTCGACCGGGCCCTTTCGGTTAGTAAAAACGCTCCCATCAACGCCTATTACCGGTCACTACTGGTAGCCCGCGCAGGTGCCAAAGCCGGGGCTCGCACAACAGCAGCGGAAGCCGCCGGTAGTGTTGAAGGTAAAATCACAAAAGAAGTCTCGGAGAGCGACGACAACCTGATGTTTGCCAATGAGCACATTGCCGTGTCGAACATCTACCCCAACCCCGCCAACGACTACGCCGAGATCTCGTATCAGTACACGGGGGCTGTCAATGAAGCAAAACTGGTGCTGATTAACGTACTGGGTTCGCCGGTTGCAGAGTACGAGCTGGCGAAGAATGACCGCAAACTCCGCATCGCCACGAGCGACATGATGACAGGCTACTATTTCTATCAGCTTTCGCTGGATGGTAAGAAGGTAGCCACTAAAAAACTGCTGGTCCGGCATCAGTAGACGGGTCATCAGTTCTTAAAAAAGCTTAATAACACTCTTCGGGTCGCTTTCTGGCCGTACTATACGGGTTACACCAACGTTTTAGCGGTGTAGCCCGTATTTTTTTCGTACCTTTGCCCCTATGCAATACCTTCGTTTTGCTCGGCTGCTAGCCCTCGTTTGTTGTTTTGGTTTCCTCGTTTCCTGTAGTTCGTTCAACAAACTACAGAAAACCGCCACCGACGAACAGAAATACAAAGCCGCCCTCCAATACTACGAGAAAAAAGACTGGTACCACGCCGGTCTGCTGTTCGAGGAACTGATTCCTGTTCTGAAAGGAAGCACGGAGTCAGAGATGGCGCAGTTTTACCATGCGTACACGCAGTTCAATCAGCAGCAGTACCTGCTGAGCTCAACGCTGTTCAAGAAGTTCTATGAGACGTTTGCCCGTAGCGAACACGCGCAGGAAGCCATGTACATGTACGCGGTTTCGCTCTACAAAGACGCGCCCGACTTCAACCTCGATCAGTCGAATACGCTGACGGCGACATCGGCTTTGCAGGACTTTATCAATAACTACCCCGACACGCAGTACCGCGACGAAACCACGAAGATGATTCTGGAGCTTCGTCAGAAACTGGAGCGCAAGGCCTACGAAAAAGCCAAACTGTACTTCAAAACCAGCGGCTTCAACATTGCCTCCTACAAGTCGTCGGTTATCTCGATCAACATCTTTCAGCGCGACTTCCCGGATTCGCCCTACAACGAAGAACTGGCGTTCCTGAAAGTCGATGCCGAGTATAGCCTGGCGCAGAACAGCCTGGAAACAAAGCAGAAGGAACGTTATCAGGAAGCAATGACTTATTATCAGGGATTTGTTGACAAGTATCCGAACAGCAAATACCTGAAGCAGGCCGAAAAAATGTTTGAGTCCAGCCAGAAAGAAATCGACCGGCTGACAAAACTGGAAGTAGAACGGGAAAAGGAAAAACAGTTGCAGAAACAGCAGCAGGCTCCTGCCAACCGGCCCGGCAAAGTAACGGCGGCCCGGCAGTAAACCCAGTATCGACTCCATAAACGAGTATTGACAATAAGCGACTATGGCAACCAACCAATCTATCATCACCCGCGATAATGACAAAATCGCGCGCGAAACCGGTAACCTGTACGAATCTGTTTCGATCATCTCGAAGCGGGCCCGTCAGATTGCGGTTAAAAACAAAGAAGAGCTGAGCAGCAAGCTGTCGGAGTTTGTATCGGCAGTCGATAACCTGGAAGAGGTATTCGAGAACCGTGAGCAGATCGAAATTTCGAAATTCTACGAGCGGATGCCCAAGCCAACCTCGACGGCTACCGACGAGTTTCTGGAAGGCAAAGTGTACTGGCGTTACAACGACGAAGAGCCGCAGCAGTAATCGGCATCGTTTGTTTCGGCAACCGCCCGGCACATCTGCCGGGCGGTTGTTCTTGTTTAGACGAACTCCGTTCTTCTTCCTTCCCACCTATTATGCTTGCCGGAAAACGAATTCTACTGGGTGTTACGGGCAGTATTTCCGCCTACAAATCGGCTCTGCTGGTGCGGTTGCTGGTGAAGGCTGGGGCCGAGGTGCAGGTCATCATGACCGAGTCGGCCCAGACGTTCATCACCCCGCTGACGCTGTCGACGCTCTCGAAACGGCCCGTTCTGAGTCAGTTCGTTGCTAACGGGCAGACCGGCGAATGGACGAACCATGTCGAGCTGGGTTTGTGGGCCGATGTCCTGGTCATTGCCCCGGCTTCGGCCCGTACGCTGGCCCGCTGCGCCAACGGCCTGGCCGACGATCTGCTGTCGGCGGTGTATCTGTCGGCACGCTGTCCGGTATTTTTCGCCCCGGCCATGGACCTCGACATGTACCAGCACCCGGCCACAACGGCCAATTTGGCCCGGTTGTCGTCGTACGGTAACCACATCATCAAAGCCGAATACGGCGAGCTGGCGAGTGGGCTGGTAGGCGAAGGTCGACTGGCCGAGCCGGAAACCATCGTACAAGTGCTTGCGGCTCACCTTGCCCAACGGCCTGAACTGGCCGGACGGCACGTGCTGATAACGGCCGGGCCAACGCAGGAGCCCATCGACCCGGTGCGCTATATCAGCAACCACTCTACGGGAAAAATGGGCTACGCAATCGCACGCGCCTTCGCCATGGCTGGCGCGCAGGTGACACTCATCAGCGGACCAACGGCTCTGCCCCTGCCTGCATTGGGCGTTCGGCGAATCGATGTGCGCTCGGCACAGGAGATGTTTACCGCTGCCGCAGCCGAATTTCCGACTGCCGACGTGCTGATTCTGAACGCGGCCGTGGCCGACTACACGCCGGTACACGTGGCTGATCGGAAAATCAAAAAGAAAGAGACAGAATTTGCGCTGGAACTAACCCGAACCACCGATATTGCGGCTACGCTCGGGGCGCAGAAACGACCGGGTCAGTGGCTGATGGGCTTTGCGCTGGAAACAGATAATGAGCAGGCTAACGCGCTGTCGAAGCTGCAAAGCAAACACCTCGACTGGATCGTACTGAACTCCCTGCGCGACTCCGGCGCGGGCTTCGGATACGACACCAACAAGATCACCGTTATGGATAAGGCCGGCCAGACTCATGCCTTCGACCTAAAATCGAAAGACGCCGTGGCGCAGGATTTGCTCGACCTGGTTGCCAATGCCCTGACAGCACCTTCCGTATGAAACAACTCCGCCTACTTTGCCTGCTGCTTGGTCTGACTGCGACAGCGCAGGCGCAGGAACTGAACTGCACCGTGACGGTCAACGCCGACCAGTTGTTTGCCCAGCAAAAAACTGATTTTTCGTACGTGAATCAGTTGAAGGGCATCATCAGCGAGTTCATGAACACGCGCCGATGGAGCAACGATCAGTTTACTCCCTCCGAGCGCATCAACTGCTCCCTGAACATCAACCTGATCAAATCGCTGACGCAGGGAGCCTTCGAAGCAACGGCTCAGATTGTCGTGACACGGCCCGTTTACGGCACCAACTACGAAACCACGACGCTGAGCTACGTCGATCGGGCGTTCAATTTTATTTATCTGCCCACAACCCCGGTGTATTTTCGGGAAAACCAGTACTCCGACGACCTGACCTCATTGCTCGGCTTTTACGCCAACGTTATTCTGGCGACCGATTACGACACGTTCAGTAAGCAGGGCGGCAACCTGTTCGTTCAGCGCGCCTACGCCATTACCAACCTGGCGCAGCAGGGCTCGGCCAACGGAGCGTGGCAAACCGGGGGTGACCGGCGAAACCGGTTCTGGCTGATCGAAAATCTGCAAAACCAGCAGCTAATCCCCTTTCGGGATGCCGTTTACACCTACCATCGGCTCGGCCTCGATCAGTT is part of the Spirosoma rhododendri genome and encodes:
- a CDS encoding DNA-directed RNA polymerase subunit omega translates to MATNQSIITRDNDKIARETGNLYESVSIISKRARQIAVKNKEELSSKLSEFVSAVDNLEEVFENREQIEISKFYERMPKPTSTATDEFLEGKVYWRYNDEEPQQ
- a CDS encoding outer membrane protein assembly factor BamD; protein product: MQYLRFARLLALVCCFGFLVSCSSFNKLQKTATDEQKYKAALQYYEKKDWYHAGLLFEELIPVLKGSTESEMAQFYHAYTQFNQQQYLLSSTLFKKFYETFARSEHAQEAMYMYAVSLYKDAPDFNLDQSNTLTATSALQDFINNYPDTQYRDETTKMILELRQKLERKAYEKAKLYFKTSGFNIASYKSSVISINIFQRDFPDSPYNEELAFLKVDAEYSLAQNSLETKQKERYQEAMTYYQGFVDKYPNSKYLKQAEKMFESSQKEIDRLTKLEVEREKEKQLQKQQQAPANRPGKVTAARQ
- the porD gene encoding type IX secretion system protein PorD; this translates as MKQLRLLCLLLGLTATAQAQELNCTVTVNADQLFAQQKTDFSYVNQLKGIISEFMNTRRWSNDQFTPSERINCSLNINLIKSLTQGAFEATAQIVVTRPVYGTNYETTTLSYVDRAFNFIYLPTTPVYFRENQYSDDLTSLLGFYANVILATDYDTFSKQGGNLFVQRAYAITNLAQQGSANGAWQTGGDRRNRFWLIENLQNQQLIPFRDAVYTYHRLGLDQFAANPIQVRKQTLEMLNTIRRIGLQLPNSVLINSFFDAKSTEIYNIMFEGTPAERKQAFDLLSYLDPSKTETYRKLVGGDFWV
- a CDS encoding T9SS type A sorting domain-containing protein → MKQIILFGLLAGLLSVNSPLRAQVAPRDSDARKGSRLELGRTGATPKSTAGGLPNQRFSLVKKPATASLDRALSVSKNAPINAYYRSLLVARAGAKAGARTTAAEAAGSVEGKITKEVSESDDNLMFANEHIAVSNIYPNPANDYAEISYQYTGAVNEAKLVLINVLGSPVAEYELAKNDRKLRIATSDMMTGYYFYQLSLDGKKVATKKLLVRHQ
- the coaBC gene encoding bifunctional phosphopantothenoylcysteine decarboxylase/phosphopantothenate--cysteine ligase CoaBC — translated: MLAGKRILLGVTGSISAYKSALLVRLLVKAGAEVQVIMTESAQTFITPLTLSTLSKRPVLSQFVANGQTGEWTNHVELGLWADVLVIAPASARTLARCANGLADDLLSAVYLSARCPVFFAPAMDLDMYQHPATTANLARLSSYGNHIIKAEYGELASGLVGEGRLAEPETIVQVLAAHLAQRPELAGRHVLITAGPTQEPIDPVRYISNHSTGKMGYAIARAFAMAGAQVTLISGPTALPLPALGVRRIDVRSAQEMFTAAAAEFPTADVLILNAAVADYTPVHVADRKIKKKETEFALELTRTTDIAATLGAQKRPGQWLMGFALETDNEQANALSKLQSKHLDWIVLNSLRDSGAGFGYDTNKITVMDKAGQTHAFDLKSKDAVAQDLLDLVANALTAPSV